A stretch of the Dyella telluris genome encodes the following:
- a CDS encoding ribonuclease H-like domain-containing protein has protein sequence MSALADKLRGLRRQAGVLPPAPAPVPTPAPARQRPALPDNIAQLLGIRQRVQGSPPRRKAVVDPASLPGVTIAPGLQLCEARSAWPPAPPAFHAGFARIDEVIDPTRLFLFDTETTGLAGGTGTRAFMIGVGDWHEGGFRERQLLITTLAGEAAMLECFATWLRPDAVLVSYNGKSYDAPLLKTRFRLQQRTCPLEGLAHIDLLHPVRRRWRGAWENCRLATAERKLLQVVREDDLPGSEAPAAWLGFLRGGPTAPLHQVARHNSQDLRSLGGILHRFAAHDDSVMAP, from the coding sequence GTGAGCGCACTGGCCGACAAACTGCGCGGTTTGCGCCGCCAGGCCGGCGTATTGCCACCGGCCCCGGCGCCGGTGCCAACGCCCGCTCCCGCGCGCCAGCGCCCCGCACTGCCAGACAACATCGCCCAGTTGCTTGGCATACGCCAGCGCGTCCAAGGCAGCCCGCCGCGTCGCAAGGCCGTGGTGGATCCCGCCTCACTACCCGGCGTGACCATCGCGCCGGGCCTGCAGTTATGCGAAGCACGCAGTGCCTGGCCGCCGGCGCCGCCTGCATTCCACGCTGGCTTCGCCCGCATCGACGAGGTGATCGATCCCACGCGCCTGTTCCTGTTCGACACCGAAACCACCGGCCTGGCCGGCGGCACCGGCACCCGCGCCTTCATGATCGGCGTGGGCGACTGGCATGAAGGCGGCTTTCGCGAACGGCAACTGCTGATCACCACCCTGGCCGGCGAAGCCGCCATGCTGGAATGTTTTGCAACGTGGTTGCGGCCGGATGCGGTGCTGGTGAGCTACAACGGCAAATCGTATGACGCGCCACTGCTGAAGACACGTTTCCGCCTGCAGCAGCGCACGTGCCCGCTGGAGGGGCTTGCGCATATCGACCTGCTTCATCCCGTACGGCGACGCTGGCGCGGCGCCTGGGAGAACTGCCGGCTGGCCACGGCAGAGCGGAAGTTGTTGCAGGTGGTGCGGGAAGATGACCTGCCGGGATCGGAAGCGCCAGCGGCATGGCTGGGGTTCCTGCGCGGTGGCCCGACGGCGCCGCTGCACCAGGTGGCGCGGCATAACAGCCAGGATCTGCGCAGTCTCGGCGGCATCCTTCATCGCTTTGCGGCACATGACGACAGCGTGATGGCCCCCTGA
- a CDS encoding DEAD/DEAH box helicase, whose product MPNPLAQRAVRGDGALAAPASGGDQLARRLSKRYSDRITGSFVLPGREGQFAPLPGDMPATLAHALRTRGIHQLYAHQAQAWNATAAGEHVVIATPTASGKSLCYTLPVISAAIRQRAKALFLFPTKALAQDQVAELLELNQAGDLGVKAFTFDGDTPGDARQAIRLHGDIVVSNPDMLHQAILPHHTKWAQFFENLRYIVIDEVHTYRGVFGSHVANVLRRLQRVCAFYGVSPQFILCSATIGNPAEHASALIEQPVTAITESGAPVGEKHVLLWNPPVVNPDLGLRASARSQSNRIARTAIRAGLKTLVFAQSRLMVEVLTKYLKDVFDSDPRKPPRIRAYRGGYLPTERRAAEREMRAGQVDGIVSTSALELGVDIGALDVVVLNGYPGSVAATWQRFGRAGRRQQASLGVLVASSDPLDQYLVRHPEFFQGAPPEHARIAADQPLILLDHIRCAAFELPFRDGELFGPQDATPWLQVLAEEGVLHQEGERFEWIADSYPANAVSLRSVADGNFVVVDRTDGRQTIIAEVDFSAASLTLYEGAIHMVQSVPYQVERLDWNGRKAFVTRTNVDYYTDAIDYTKLKVLEAFDGSPAGSGSAHHGEVHVARRVAGYKKIRYYTHENIGYGPVNLPDLELHTTAVWWQLPQRALEQAFDHRQEALDGFLAAAHALHIVATVAVMAEARDLQKAVGSGDGAWFATPDANGRAQIRSGFGEGEPSTLGPFIPTLYLYDAFPGGVGLSAPLFERREDLVRLARELVQRCDCRAGCPACVGPVLAVDEQNERSLKSLATRVLDLVIAL is encoded by the coding sequence TTGCCCAACCCCCTGGCCCAGCGCGCGGTGCGCGGCGACGGCGCACTGGCCGCGCCGGCCTCCGGTGGCGACCAGCTCGCCCGCCGGCTGAGCAAACGCTACAGCGACCGCATCACCGGCTCGTTCGTGCTGCCCGGACGCGAGGGCCAGTTCGCGCCACTACCCGGCGATATGCCAGCGACACTGGCCCATGCGCTGCGCACACGCGGCATCCACCAGCTCTACGCGCACCAGGCGCAGGCATGGAACGCCACCGCCGCCGGCGAGCATGTGGTGATCGCCACGCCGACCGCCTCGGGCAAATCACTGTGCTACACCTTGCCAGTGATCAGTGCGGCCATCCGCCAGCGGGCCAAGGCGCTGTTCCTGTTTCCCACCAAGGCACTGGCGCAGGATCAGGTGGCCGAACTGCTGGAGCTCAACCAGGCCGGCGATCTCGGCGTGAAGGCCTTCACCTTCGATGGCGACACGCCCGGCGATGCGCGACAGGCCATCCGCCTGCACGGCGACATCGTGGTGAGCAACCCGGACATGCTGCACCAGGCCATCCTGCCGCACCACACGAAATGGGCGCAGTTCTTCGAGAACCTGCGCTACATCGTCATCGACGAAGTACATACCTATCGCGGCGTGTTCGGTTCGCACGTGGCCAACGTGCTGCGCCGGCTGCAGCGAGTGTGCGCGTTCTACGGCGTGTCGCCGCAGTTCATCCTGTGCTCGGCCACCATCGGCAACCCGGCCGAACATGCCAGCGCGCTGATCGAGCAGCCCGTCACGGCGATCACCGAGAGCGGCGCACCGGTGGGCGAGAAGCACGTGCTGCTGTGGAACCCGCCGGTGGTCAATCCTGACCTTGGCCTGCGTGCTTCGGCGCGTTCGCAGTCCAACCGCATCGCACGCACGGCGATCCGTGCCGGGCTGAAGACGCTGGTGTTCGCGCAGTCGCGCCTGATGGTGGAGGTGCTCACCAAGTACCTGAAAGACGTATTCGACAGCGACCCACGCAAGCCGCCGCGCATCCGCGCCTATCGCGGGGGCTACCTGCCCACCGAACGTCGCGCGGCGGAGCGCGAGATGCGCGCGGGACAGGTGGACGGCATCGTCAGCACCTCGGCACTGGAGCTGGGCGTGGATATCGGCGCGCTCGATGTCGTCGTGCTCAACGGTTATCCCGGCAGCGTCGCCGCTACCTGGCAGCGCTTCGGCCGCGCGGGCCGCCGCCAGCAGGCCTCGCTGGGCGTGCTGGTGGCCAGCAGCGATCCGCTGGACCAGTACCTGGTGCGGCATCCGGAATTCTTCCAGGGTGCGCCACCGGAACATGCACGCATCGCGGCCGATCAGCCGCTGATCCTGCTCGACCACATCCGCTGCGCTGCGTTCGAGCTGCCGTTCCGGGATGGCGAACTGTTTGGCCCGCAAGACGCCACGCCATGGCTGCAGGTGCTGGCCGAGGAAGGCGTGCTGCATCAGGAAGGCGAGCGCTTCGAATGGATCGCCGACAGCTACCCCGCCAATGCCGTATCGCTTCGCTCCGTGGCCGACGGCAACTTCGTGGTGGTAGATCGCACCGACGGGCGCCAGACCATCATCGCGGAGGTGGACTTCAGTGCCGCTTCGCTCACGCTGTACGAAGGCGCCATCCATATGGTCCAGTCGGTGCCATATCAGGTGGAGCGGCTGGACTGGAACGGCCGCAAGGCTTTCGTCACGCGCACCAACGTCGACTACTACACCGACGCCATCGACTACACCAAGCTGAAAGTGCTCGAAGCCTTCGACGGCTCACCCGCCGGCTCAGGCAGCGCGCATCACGGCGAAGTGCACGTGGCCCGTCGTGTGGCTGGCTACAAGAAAATCCGCTACTACACACACGAGAACATCGGCTACGGCCCGGTAAACCTGCCTGATCTGGAGCTGCATACCACCGCCGTGTGGTGGCAGTTGCCGCAGCGCGCGCTGGAGCAGGCGTTCGATCACCGACAAGAAGCACTCGATGGTTTCCTTGCCGCCGCACACGCCTTGCATATCGTGGCGACGGTGGCGGTGATGGCCGAGGCGCGCGATCTGCAGAAGGCCGTGGGCAGCGGCGATGGCGCGTGGTTCGCCACGCCCGATGCCAATGGCCGCGCGCAGATCCGCTCCGGCTTCGGCGAAGGTGAGCCATCCACGCTCGGCCCCTTCATTCCCACGCTTTACCTCTACGACGCCTTCCCCGGTGGCGTGGGCCTCAGCGCGCCGCTATTCGAGCGACGGGAAGACCTGGTGCGCCTGGCCCGCGAACTGGTGCAGCGCTGCGACTGCCGCGCCGGCTGCCCCGCCTGCGTCGGGCCGGTGCTGGCCGTGGACGAGCAGAACGAACGCTCGCTGAAATCGCTCGCCACGCGCGTGCTCGATCTGGTCATCGCCCTGTGA
- a CDS encoding response regulator, whose translation MHILLVEDDAQLGSAIQRALERLSYTVSWLRDGRSALNAMRDRTADLVLLDLGLPGRDGIEVLIEARRAHVETPVLVMTARDGLSARVDGLDAGADDYLTKPFHVEELAARIRSLTRRMRGLSVNRIDVGVLSLDVGTSEVSFRGEPVDLTRREFALLQALMENAGKLVRRESLENSLYGLDHVVGNNALEVLVHSLRRKLSFETVRNVRGFGYMIPQDPK comes from the coding sequence GTGCACATTCTTCTGGTCGAGGACGATGCGCAGCTGGGATCAGCCATCCAGCGCGCCCTGGAACGGCTGAGCTATACGGTGTCGTGGTTGCGCGACGGCCGCTCGGCGCTCAATGCCATGCGCGACCGCACCGCCGATCTGGTGCTGCTGGACCTGGGCCTGCCGGGGCGCGACGGTATCGAGGTGCTGATCGAGGCCCGTCGCGCCCACGTGGAAACGCCGGTGCTGGTGATGACCGCGCGTGATGGCCTGTCGGCCCGCGTGGACGGCCTGGATGCCGGTGCGGATGACTACCTCACCAAGCCCTTCCATGTGGAAGAGCTGGCCGCGCGCATCCGCTCGCTGACGCGTCGCATGCGCGGCTTGTCGGTCAATCGCATCGACGTGGGCGTGCTGAGCCTGGACGTGGGCACCTCGGAGGTGAGTTTCCGCGGCGAGCCGGTGGACCTCACGCGACGCGAGTTCGCCCTGCTGCAGGCGCTGATGGAAAACGCCGGCAAGCTGGTGCGGCGCGAAAGCCTGGAAAATTCCTTGTACGGCCTGGATCACGTGGTGGGCAACAACGCGCTGGAAGTGCTGGTGCATTCGCTGCGCCGCAAGCTCAGCTTCGAGACCGT